One region of Triticum aestivum cultivar Chinese Spring chromosome 6B, IWGSC CS RefSeq v2.1, whole genome shotgun sequence genomic DNA includes:
- the LOC123139417 gene encoding uncharacterized protein: MAMEVSPTNCTLYVEVVKYSPLTMNLGNGVQDSLGEHHRGHLKLATQPIAMATSQSIAPSFFSFLKEGVLLPTRNRRLFIAVGAIIVASTTLLLLGSDLALQPLADEIQLDVKALNGTDPGSLEYAKLVQEIQNDTKELLLVGAGYILFAVVVSSAVRILLLFATVLTYSGEQRATFSELLGKANAHLKGPLLTLAFVYVLEIVYIVFLALMGALLVVLIVKQYFVLLILASLLVLSAAISLVYFSFVCSFSVVVAVAEPGCHGAAALGRACRLAKGKKWQVVLFVAVTSALATVLSQVHTLARTCAGSSVALGLLLGFVYAVLMALVQLFAVCAMTAFYYERRENIDGQLGDTVYAKLSTEEANA, from the coding sequence CATCATCGCGGTCATTTGAAGCTAGCTACTCAACCCATAGCCATGGCAACCAGTCAAAGCATAGCACCTTCGTTCTTCAGCTTCCTAAAGGAAGGCGTCCTCCTCCCGACCCGCAACCGGAGGCTCTTCATAGCGGTCGGCGCCATCATCGTCGCCTCCACcacgctcctcctcctcggcagcgaccTCGCCCTCCAACCCCTCGCCGACGAGATCCAGCTCGACGTCAAGGCGCTAAACGGCACCGACCCGGGCAGCCTGGAGTACGCCAAGCTCGTACAGGAGATCCAGAATGACACCAAGGAGCTCCTGCTCGTAGGCGCGGGGTACATCCTGTTCGCGGTCGTCGTCAGCTCCGCCGTCcggatcctcctcctcttcgccacCGTCTTGACGTACTCCGGCGAGCAGCGTGCTACCTTCAGCGAGCTCCTCGGAAAAGCTAACGCGCACCTGAAGGGGCCCTTGCTCACGCTCGCCTTCGTCTACGTCCTCGAGATCGTCTACATCGTGTTTCTGGCGTTGATGGGGGCACTTCTCGTTGTTCTCATAGTGAAGCAGTACTTCGTGTTGCTCATCCTGGCGTCGCTGCTAGTCCTCTCCGCGGCCATCTCCCTCGTGTACTTCTCCTTCGTCTGCTCTTTCAGCGTCGTCGTGGCGGTGGCCGAGCCCGGCTGCCACGGCGCAGCCGCGTTAGGTAGGGCGTGTAGGCtggcgaaggggaagaagtggcAGGTCGTGCTGTTCGTCGCCGTTACCAGTGCCTTGGCCACCGTCCTATCGCAAGTGCACACGCTCGCGAGGACATGTGCGGGTAGTAGCGTGGCACTTGGGTTGCTCCTGGGTTTTGTGTACGCGGTTCTGATGGCACTCGTGCAGTTGTTCGCCGTCTGTGCCATGACCGCGTTCTACTACGAGCGCAGGGAGAACATCGACGGCCAGCTGGGGGATACTGTATACGCCAAGTTATCAACGGAAGAAGCAAACGCTTGA